One part of the Vicia villosa cultivar HV-30 ecotype Madison, WI linkage group LG6, Vvil1.0, whole genome shotgun sequence genome encodes these proteins:
- the LOC131613072 gene encoding probable small nuclear ribonucleoprotein G, giving the protein MSRSGQPPDLKKYMDKQLQIKLNANRMIVGTLRGFDQFMNLVVDNTVEVNGNEKNEIGMVVIRGNSVVTVEALEPVNRSI; this is encoded by the exons ATGAGCAGGTCAGGCCAGCCACCGGATTTGAAGAA GTACATGGACAAACAGCTTCAAA TCAAGCTGAATGCAAATCGCATGATTGTTGGTACTCTCCGGGGCTTTGACCAGTTTATGAATTTGGTTGTTGACAATACTGTGGAGGTGAATGGCAATGAGAAAAATGAGATAGGGATGGTG GTAATCAGAGGAAATAGTGTGGTAACTGTAGAGGCACTTGAACCAGTAAACAGGAGTATCTGA
- the LOC131613073 gene encoding replication protein A 14 kDa subunit B-like, producing the protein MDSLSPAVFVNSELLPFCVGRRVRTVIQVMRSDGVVVIGKSPDEKQIIVKTSPDSPLPSPHTGFVEVIGIVSSDKSIKAELWTNFGDEIDMFSYHKLCQLANGEFKHLFL; encoded by the exons ATGGATTCACTAAGCCCTGCCGTCTTTGTCAACTCTGAACTGTTACCCTTCTGTGTTGGAAGAAGGGTTCGTACTGTGATCCAAGTTATGCGATCTGACGGTGTAGTTGTCATTGGAAAATCACCTGATGAGAAACAAATTATTGTAAAAACATCACCTGATTCACCCCTACCATCTCCTCATACGGGTTTTGTAGAAGTTATTGGTATTGTTAGCAGTGACAAGTCCATCAAAGCTGAGTTATGGACCAACTTTGGCGATGAAATTG ATATGTTCAGCTACCATAAGCTTTGTCAGCTTGCAAATGGAGAATTCAAACACTTGTTCCTCTGA
- the LOC131613071 gene encoding protein SMALL AUXIN UP-REGULATED RNA 12-like, whose amino-acid sequence MLEKKIVSLKKLVKKVKVVVRVDRDTANNKLLKEYEEEEERRHPIVKKSGVFALYVGEERQRYVVPTSYLCHPLFKMLLEKAYNEFGFQQRNGLVVPCSVSAFQEVVSAIECNNCKFNMENIFDELI is encoded by the coding sequence ATGTTAGAGAAAAAGATTGTATCACTTAAGAAACTAGTGAAAAAGGTGAAGGTTGTAGTTAGAGTTGACCGCGACACTGCGAATAATAAGTTATTGAAggaatatgaagaagaagaagaaagaagacatCCAATTGTCAAGAAAAGTGGTGTTTTTGCACTATATGTTGGAGAGGAACGACAAAGGTATGTTGTTCCAACTAGCTATCTTTGTCATCCCTTATTTAAGATGTTGTTGGAGAAAGCATACAATGAATTTGGGTTTCAACAAAGGAATGGTTTGGTTGTTCCATGTAGTGTTTCAGCTTTTCAAGAAGTGGTTAGTGCTATCGAATGTAACAATTGTAAGTTTAACATGGAAAATATTTTTGATGAATTGATTTGA